The proteins below come from a single Treponema phagedenis genomic window:
- the argS gene encoding arginine--tRNA ligase: protein MSDIREHWRSIVAGAVSSLLPEGSAPLQSDQITMEVPPNPEMGDVGFPLFPFAKLLRAAPAKIAADVHALLQKNPALKDMGTVKIIGPYINVFLPKDKIAEKTLRAVIEQGKNYGKTESLKGKKIMVEFSSPNTNKPLHLGHLRNDAIGESISRIFEFCGADVYKVNIINDRGVHICKSMLAYMKFADGKTPESLGIKPDRFVGEMYVQFNTYSKENPEKAEQEAQELLRSWEAGDKPEVLELWRKMNDWAIQGIKQTYERTGVSFDKLYFESETYLKGREEVLEGLAKGLFYKEEDGSIWVDLSPIKLDKKVLLRGDGTALYITQDFGTAIFRHNDWPFDRLIYVVGNEQEYHFKVLFYVLGLLGYDWAKNLYHLSYGMVNLPEGKMKSREGTIVDADDLINSLRDVALAEIEQKGRSEAVGDPKEVAEKIALAALHYFLLQVSPKKDMLFNPQESLSFNGNTGPYLQYMGARITSILKKAETEEGKQSISGGSVKPALLTHESEWTLLKTIEDFPQQVSRAADQYDSSIVTAYLYELSKNFSRFYHDCPILSAGNADLAVTRLELARAVKIVLENAVRLVLVPFLEVM from the coding sequence ATGAGTGATATAAGAGAACACTGGCGCTCAATTGTAGCGGGGGCTGTGTCTTCGCTTTTACCTGAAGGCTCGGCGCCCCTTCAGTCTGACCAAATTACAATGGAAGTCCCTCCCAATCCCGAGATGGGAGATGTCGGCTTCCCTCTTTTTCCCTTTGCAAAACTTCTCCGTGCGGCTCCCGCAAAGATTGCCGCGGATGTTCATGCACTGCTGCAAAAGAACCCTGCGCTGAAGGATATGGGAACAGTTAAAATTATCGGCCCGTACATCAATGTTTTTTTGCCGAAAGATAAGATAGCCGAAAAGACCTTGCGCGCGGTTATTGAGCAGGGAAAAAACTACGGTAAAACGGAAAGCTTAAAAGGCAAAAAGATAATGGTCGAGTTTTCAAGCCCGAATACCAATAAGCCGCTTCATTTGGGACATTTACGGAATGATGCAATCGGGGAAAGTATTTCCCGTATTTTTGAATTTTGCGGTGCTGACGTATATAAGGTAAATATTATTAACGACCGCGGTGTGCATATCTGTAAATCAATGCTTGCCTATATGAAATTCGCAGACGGTAAAACGCCTGAAAGTCTCGGCATAAAGCCCGATCGCTTTGTCGGAGAAATGTATGTGCAGTTTAATACCTACAGTAAAGAGAACCCCGAAAAGGCGGAGCAGGAAGCGCAGGAACTGTTGCGCAGCTGGGAAGCGGGAGATAAGCCTGAGGTGCTTGAGCTGTGGAGGAAAATGAACGATTGGGCAATTCAGGGAATTAAACAAACCTACGAGCGCACCGGTGTTTCTTTTGATAAACTCTATTTTGAAAGTGAAACCTACCTGAAGGGGCGGGAAGAAGTACTTGAAGGCTTGGCAAAAGGGCTCTTTTATAAAGAAGAGGACGGCTCTATTTGGGTTGATTTAAGTCCGATTAAGCTTGATAAAAAAGTCTTGCTGCGCGGCGATGGAACAGCCTTGTATATTACCCAGGACTTCGGAACGGCAATTTTCCGGCATAATGACTGGCCGTTTGACCGGCTGATTTATGTAGTAGGGAATGAGCAGGAATATCATTTCAAGGTGCTTTTTTATGTACTCGGTCTTCTTGGTTATGACTGGGCAAAGAATCTGTACCACCTTTCATACGGCATGGTAAACCTTCCGGAAGGAAAGATGAAAAGCCGTGAAGGCACGATTGTTGATGCGGATGATCTTATCAACAGCTTACGCGATGTGGCATTAGCGGAAATAGAACAAAAAGGCAGAAGCGAGGCAGTCGGCGATCCAAAAGAGGTTGCGGAAAAGATAGCACTTGCTGCGTTACATTATTTCCTCTTGCAAGTGAGTCCGAAAAAGGACATGCTTTTTAATCCGCAAGAATCCCTTTCGTTTAACGGGAACACAGGGCCTTACTTACAGTATATGGGAGCGCGAATTACCTCAATCTTAAAAAAGGCCGAAACCGAAGAAGGGAAGCAAAGTATTTCAGGCGGGTCGGTAAAGCCGGCGCTTCTTACGCATGAGTCGGAGTGGACACTGCTTAAAACCATAGAGGACTTCCCGCAGCAGGTTTCCCGTGCGGCGGATCAATACGATTCAAGCATTGTAACGGCATATCTGTATGAGTTATCCAAAAACTTCAGCCGCTTTTATCACGATTGCCCGATATTGTCGGCGGGGAATGCGGACTTGGCGGTAACCAGATTGGAACTTGCCCGCGCCGTAAAAATTGTGCTTGAAAATGCGGTGCGCCTTGTGTTGGTTCCCTTCCTTGAGGTAATGTAA
- a CDS encoding IS630 family transposase, which translates to MPKPPSKLELNPEELTYLESLVRLRTIQAQTLTRARILLLKSKGLSIKETADKVGYTYRSVALCLKKYKQGGVEHALTDAPGRGNNPEITDEEKSWIINLACQKPTTFGYAAETWTYALLTKHINTTAESAGYLRLATIHKTTVFKILTEADIKPYKIEYYCENRDPDFDRKMHNVLLVYKQLELYFEENKPLQTEEGKNIHVVSYDEKPGIQAIATTSDDLPADETHQCIRRDYEYKRLGTLSLLAGIDLQTGDAIPLVSDSHTSKDYVQFLKILDERYPQEDKIRIILDNLKVHTSKETIRYLSTVPGRFEFVFTPKHGSWLNMIEGFFSKLTRQLLRGMRVKSKTELVNRLYKYFDEINEEPVVFHWKYNLDDLDVSEAVITDALKYELNYKTLY; encoded by the coding sequence ATGCCAAAACCGCCGAGTAAACTTGAACTAAATCCTGAAGAGCTCACGTACCTTGAATCACTTGTTCGTTTACGAACAATCCAAGCACAAACGCTCACGCGTGCACGAATACTTTTGCTTAAAAGCAAGGGGCTGTCCATTAAGGAAACAGCCGACAAGGTAGGCTATACGTATAGAAGCGTTGCGCTCTGCCTTAAGAAATATAAGCAGGGCGGCGTAGAGCATGCTCTCACCGATGCACCCGGACGCGGAAACAATCCGGAAATTACCGATGAAGAGAAATCGTGGATTATAAATCTCGCTTGTCAAAAACCGACTACTTTTGGGTATGCTGCAGAAACATGGACTTACGCACTGTTAACAAAGCATATTAACACCACCGCTGAAAGTGCAGGATACCTACGGCTCGCTACTATCCATAAAACAACGGTATTTAAAATACTAACTGAAGCAGACATTAAACCTTACAAAATAGAATATTACTGTGAAAACAGAGACCCTGACTTTGATAGAAAAATGCACAATGTTTTGCTCGTTTATAAGCAACTTGAACTTTATTTTGAGGAAAATAAGCCATTACAGACAGAAGAAGGGAAGAATATCCATGTTGTTTCGTATGATGAGAAGCCCGGCATACAAGCTATCGCGACGACAAGCGATGATTTACCTGCTGATGAAACCCATCAATGCATTCGCCGTGATTATGAATACAAACGGCTTGGCACGCTCTCACTTTTAGCAGGCATTGATTTACAGACGGGGGATGCCATTCCTCTTGTAAGCGACAGTCACACCAGTAAAGATTATGTGCAATTTCTTAAAATACTTGATGAACGATACCCGCAAGAAGATAAAATTAGAATCATTTTGGATAACTTAAAAGTACATACCTCCAAAGAAACCATTCGATATCTTTCAACGGTACCGGGAAGATTTGAGTTTGTGTTTACGCCAAAGCATGGTTCTTGGTTAAATATGATTGAAGGATTTTTCAGCAAACTAACAAGACAACTGTTGCGGGGCATGAGAGTAAAATCAAAAACAGAGTTAGTTAATCGACTGTATAAATACTTTGACGAGATTAATGAAGAGCCAGTCGTATTCCATTGGAAATACAATCTTGATGATCTCGATGTTTCTGAAGCAGTTATAACCGACGCTCTCAAATATGAACTTAATTACAAAACGTTATACTAG
- the arcC gene encoding carbamate kinase produces MGKRIVIALGGNALGNSPEEQLELVKNTAKAIVDLVKEGYEIIIGHGNGPQVGMINLAMEIAANENEKIPAMPFPECGAMSQGYIGYHLQQAIGNELKKQKLDKTCVTLVTQVVVDKNDKAFSNPTKPIGSFYSEEESKKIAKEKGYTFVEDSGRGYRRVVASPLPVEIVELNTVESVVKTGNVVITVGGGGIPVIKTDKGLEGVPAVIDKDASSAKLALDIKADMLIILTAVEKVAINFNKPNQENLSKLNLAEIDKYIKEGHFAKGSMLPKVEACQRFVAQSGGNAVAIITSLEKAAEAIKGNTGTVITK; encoded by the coding sequence ATGGGTAAAAGAATTGTAATTGCTCTCGGAGGCAATGCTCTCGGTAATTCTCCCGAAGAGCAATTAGAGCTTGTAAAAAATACGGCTAAGGCAATAGTCGATCTTGTCAAAGAAGGCTATGAAATTATTATTGGGCACGGAAACGGTCCGCAAGTCGGAATGATTAACCTTGCGATGGAAATAGCCGCAAATGAGAACGAAAAGATTCCGGCAATGCCGTTTCCCGAATGCGGTGCGATGAGTCAAGGCTATATCGGATATCACCTGCAGCAAGCAATAGGAAATGAGCTGAAAAAACAAAAGCTTGATAAAACCTGTGTAACGCTTGTGACTCAGGTAGTAGTTGATAAAAACGATAAAGCTTTTTCAAATCCTACAAAACCGATCGGCTCATTCTATTCGGAAGAAGAATCAAAGAAAATTGCAAAGGAAAAAGGCTATACCTTTGTTGAAGATTCCGGTAGAGGCTATAGAAGAGTGGTTGCATCTCCCTTGCCTGTTGAAATCGTGGAGCTTAACACGGTTGAGTCTGTGGTTAAAACAGGGAACGTTGTAATTACCGTTGGCGGCGGAGGAATACCGGTTATTAAAACCGATAAAGGTCTTGAAGGTGTTCCCGCCGTTATTGATAAAGACGCTTCAAGTGCAAAACTTGCTCTTGATATTAAGGCGGATATGCTGATCATTTTGACTGCTGTTGAAAAAGTGGCAATAAACTTTAATAAACCTAATCAGGAAAACCTTTCAAAATTAAATCTTGCTGAAATAGACAAGTATATTAAGGAAGGGCATTTTGCAAAAGGTTCAATGCTTCCAAAAGTTGAGGCATGTCAAAGATTTGTTGCACAAAGCGGCGGAAATGCGGTTGCGATTATTACATCGCTTGAAAAAGCGGCGGAAGCAATCAAAGGAAATACCGGTACCGTTATTACCAAATAA
- a CDS encoding MATE family efflux transporter, translating into MEQVKENKMGIAPVLPLIVKMSLPAMFSMLIQSLYNVVDSIFVARYNSKALTAVSLAFPIQIFVLALSVGTAIGLNSLISRRLGEKRQEEANLAATHGVYLGLINSAIFALIGIFGVRHFIASFTDDPYISENATVYLQIVCICSFAVFLQINFEKILQATGNMIYPMLFQLTGAITNIILDPIMIFGLLGCPEMGVAGAALATVIGQFFALVFASYILWKKDHEVHISMKKYKWSFAVAKEIYTVGFPAIIMQSIASLLITMLNGILIALSEAAVAVLGVYFKLQSFVYMPVFGLMQGIMPIFGYNFGAKKRQRMMTTLRYGLIIAVIITAIGMLLFWVMPQQLLSMFSATEEMLKIGVPALRIISLSFMLAAIGITLSSLFQAIGIGRYSLYISIMRQLVIILPLAYIFSKLFSIDVVWAAFPIAELAAAFMSIVMFKKVYNKMIRNITLM; encoded by the coding sequence ATGGAACAAGTAAAAGAAAATAAAATGGGCATCGCCCCCGTATTACCTCTTATCGTAAAAATGTCCTTACCGGCAATGTTTTCCATGCTGATTCAATCTCTTTACAATGTGGTTGACAGTATATTCGTAGCAAGGTACAACAGCAAAGCTTTAACGGCGGTAAGCCTTGCCTTTCCGATACAAATTTTTGTGCTGGCTCTGTCTGTGGGCACTGCAATCGGACTTAACTCTTTAATCTCCCGCCGCTTGGGCGAAAAGCGCCAAGAAGAAGCCAACCTCGCGGCAACGCACGGCGTGTATTTGGGTTTAATAAACAGTGCAATTTTCGCACTCATCGGCATATTCGGCGTTAGGCACTTTATAGCATCGTTTACCGATGATCCGTACATTAGCGAAAATGCAACCGTGTATTTGCAGATTGTATGTATTTGCTCTTTTGCCGTTTTTTTACAAATCAATTTTGAAAAAATTCTACAAGCTACCGGCAATATGATTTATCCCATGCTGTTTCAATTAACCGGAGCAATCACCAATATTATTTTAGATCCGATTATGATTTTCGGTTTACTCGGTTGTCCCGAGATGGGTGTTGCGGGAGCTGCCTTAGCGACCGTAATCGGTCAGTTTTTTGCACTTGTGTTTGCTTCTTATATTTTGTGGAAGAAGGATCACGAAGTGCATATCAGCATGAAAAAATATAAATGGAGCTTTGCGGTTGCAAAAGAAATTTACACCGTAGGCTTTCCGGCAATTATAATGCAATCTATTGCTTCATTGTTAATTACCATGTTAAATGGTATTTTAATCGCGCTTTCGGAAGCGGCAGTTGCCGTGCTCGGCGTATATTTTAAACTGCAATCATTTGTGTACATGCCGGTGTTCGGCTTAATGCAGGGTATTATGCCTATTTTCGGATACAACTTCGGCGCAAAAAAAAGGCAGCGCATGATGACAACCTTGCGTTACGGTTTGATTATTGCCGTTATTATTACCGCAATCGGGATGCTTTTATTCTGGGTAATGCCGCAACAATTATTGAGTATGTTTTCCGCAACTGAAGAGATGCTCAAAATCGGAGTGCCCGCACTTCGTATTATTTCGCTGTCCTTTATGCTCGCTGCAATCGGTATTACCTTGTCTTCTCTGTTCCAAGCAATCGGCATAGGAAGATACAGCTTGTATATTTCGATTATGCGGCAGCTGGTAATCATTTTGCCGCTTGCCTACATATTTTCAAAACTCTTCAGTATCGACGTTGTATGGGCGGCATTCCCCATTGCGGAATTAGCGGCAGCTTTTATGAGCATTGTTATGTTTAAAAAAGTGTATAATAAAATGATACGGAATATTACATTAATGTAG
- a CDS encoding ribonucleoside-diphosphate reductase subunit alpha, giving the protein MEIIKRNGERRPYEAEKIGRAIRAAFDSVPASPHTDIGKIVDSLTMEIEGDIKDLSKNGNLVQVETIQDLVEKTLIEHNYYAEVKNFILYRVDRTKKRDARKTIEQSFPTIDVRSVLLEVQNDFTEDEYNLNLLSHKFHSFKKNDMSERECLNLLIKAAVELTAQEAPRWELIASRLLMLSFTEELSVELEKRNIHSFYEKISYLEENGLYGDYIRKHYTKEELETAFSYIDTERNKLLTYSSLDMLLRRYVIRTRGHIPLETPQEMFLGIALHLAMLEKEKRMYWVKQFYDMLSKLQVTMATPTISNARKPYHQLSSCFIDTVPDSLDGIYRSIDNFAKISKFGGGMGLYFGKVRAVGSPIRGFQGAAGGIIRWIKLANDTAVAVDQLGVRQGSVAVYLDIWHKDVPEFLQLRTNNGDDRMKAHDVFPAICYPDLFWKTVRDDINASWYLMCPHEILSVKGYSLEDYFGDEWEKRYKDCVQDSRISKREIPIKELVRLILKSAVETGTPFAFYRDAANKTNPNGHKGMIYCSNLCTEIAQNMSPIQSQSQEIKTVDGETVVVTTTKPGDFVVCNLASLVLGNIEVTDRKELQRIVYSVVRALDNVIDLNYYPVPYAKITNGQYRAIGLGTSGYHHMLAKQNIAWESEEHLRFVDKVFEDINFAAIEASMQIAKEKGSYLYFEGSDWQTGAYFTKRNYTSERWQALQKEVQTSGMRNGYLLAIAPTSSTSIIAGTTAGTDPVMKRYFLEEKKGALMPRVAPALSMKTFWLYKNAHLIAQEWSMRAAGVRQRHVDQAQSVNLYITTDYTFKKVLGLYLKAWEEGVKSIYYVRSQSLEVEECETCSS; this is encoded by the coding sequence ATGGAAATTATAAAAAGAAACGGCGAGCGGCGCCCGTATGAGGCGGAGAAGATTGGGCGGGCGATTAGGGCGGCTTTTGACAGTGTGCCCGCTTCTCCGCATACGGATATCGGAAAAATTGTTGACAGTCTGACGATGGAGATTGAAGGCGATATTAAGGATTTAAGCAAAAACGGTAATCTTGTGCAGGTGGAAACTATTCAGGATTTGGTGGAAAAAACTCTGATAGAGCATAATTATTATGCGGAAGTAAAGAATTTTATTTTATATCGGGTTGACCGAACTAAAAAACGGGACGCGCGGAAGACAATCGAACAGAGTTTTCCGACTATCGATGTTCGCAGTGTTTTGCTTGAAGTCCAAAATGATTTTACCGAAGATGAATACAATCTTAATCTCCTTTCGCATAAATTCCATTCGTTTAAAAAAAATGATATGAGTGAGCGGGAGTGTTTAAATTTGCTGATAAAAGCGGCGGTGGAGCTGACCGCACAGGAAGCGCCGCGCTGGGAGCTTATTGCATCTCGTCTTTTGATGTTAAGTTTTACGGAGGAGCTCTCCGTTGAATTGGAAAAGCGAAACATTCACTCTTTTTACGAAAAAATAAGTTATTTGGAAGAGAATGGTTTATACGGCGACTATATCAGAAAGCATTATACAAAAGAAGAGCTTGAGACCGCTTTTTCGTATATTGATACTGAGCGGAATAAGCTGTTAACGTACAGCAGTTTGGATATGCTTTTGCGGCGTTATGTGATCAGGACGCGCGGGCATATTCCGCTTGAAACGCCGCAGGAAATGTTTTTAGGTATTGCGCTGCATTTGGCGATGCTTGAAAAAGAAAAGCGCATGTATTGGGTAAAGCAATTTTATGATATGTTGAGCAAGTTGCAAGTTACAATGGCAACGCCGACTATTTCCAATGCGCGTAAACCGTATCATCAGCTTTCTTCCTGTTTTATCGATACCGTACCCGACTCGCTGGACGGGATTTACCGCAGTATAGATAATTTTGCAAAGATATCCAAATTCGGCGGCGGTATGGGCTTATACTTCGGAAAGGTGCGCGCAGTGGGTTCTCCGATACGGGGGTTTCAAGGTGCGGCAGGCGGTATTATCCGCTGGATTAAGCTTGCAAACGATACGGCGGTTGCCGTTGACCAGCTTGGCGTTCGGCAGGGCTCTGTTGCGGTGTATTTGGATATTTGGCATAAAGATGTGCCCGAATTTTTGCAGCTGCGCACCAATAACGGCGATGACCGTATGAAAGCGCACGATGTGTTCCCTGCCATTTGTTACCCCGACCTTTTTTGGAAAACCGTCCGCGATGATATTAACGCTTCATGGTATTTGATGTGCCCGCATGAAATCCTTTCGGTAAAGGGGTATTCGCTTGAAGATTATTTCGGCGATGAGTGGGAAAAGCGATACAAGGATTGCGTGCAGGATTCGCGCATATCAAAACGGGAAATTCCGATAAAAGAGTTGGTGCGCCTCATTCTTAAATCTGCGGTGGAAACCGGCACTCCTTTTGCCTTTTATCGAGACGCTGCAAACAAAACAAACCCGAACGGGCATAAGGGCATGATTTATTGCTCTAATCTTTGCACGGAAATTGCGCAAAATATGAGCCCGATACAATCGCAAAGTCAGGAAATAAAAACAGTTGACGGCGAAACGGTTGTGGTAACCACCACCAAGCCCGGAGATTTTGTTGTTTGCAATTTAGCCTCGCTGGTACTTGGAAATATCGAAGTTACCGACCGAAAAGAATTACAGCGGATTGTGTATTCGGTTGTGCGCGCTCTCGATAATGTAATTGATTTAAACTATTATCCGGTGCCCTATGCGAAAATTACCAACGGGCAATACCGCGCAATCGGGCTTGGCACCTCAGGTTATCACCACATGCTTGCAAAACAGAATATCGCTTGGGAGAGTGAAGAGCATTTACGCTTTGTCGACAAGGTATTTGAAGATATCAATTTTGCCGCGATTGAAGCGAGTATGCAAATTGCAAAAGAGAAGGGAAGCTATTTGTATTTTGAGGGCAGTGATTGGCAAACCGGTGCGTATTTTACCAAACGAAACTACACGTCCGAGCGCTGGCAAGCCTTGCAAAAAGAGGTGCAGACTTCCGGAATGCGCAACGGGTATTTACTTGCCATTGCGCCGACAAGCTCAACCTCCATTATTGCGGGAACCACCGCAGGCACCGACCCGGTTATGAAGCGCTACTTCCTTGAAGAAAAAAAAGGCGCCCTCATGCCGCGCGTAGCCCCCGCACTTTCGATGAAAACTTTTTGGTTATATAAAAATGCGCACCTTATTGCCCAAGAATGGAGCATGCGCGCCGCAGGCGTCCGCCAACGCCATGTTGATCAGGCGCAATCGGTAAACTTATACATCACCACCGATTACACGTTCAAAAAAGTGCTCGGCTTATACCTGAAAGCTTGGGAAGAAGGCGTAAAATCCATCTACTACGTGCGCAGCCAATCCCTCGAAGTGGAAGAATGCGAAACCTGTAGCTCCTAA
- the arcA gene encoding arginine deiminase, whose amino-acid sequence MAVINVTSEIMPLKRVLLHRPGKELLNLTPSRLGELLFDDIPFLETAQQEHDVFAKILKDNGVEVVYLEDLITETLDQNKGLREQFTKQFIVEGGMNTKKYQKILLDFFNKITDTKQFILKTMEGINLNELTLDKSNSLDDLVSDPSTLVLDPMPNLYFTRDPFASVGDGVVLNRMYSVTRNRETIYADYIFKHHKDYKGQVEFLYDRNNAFHIEGGDILNINEKVLAIGISQRTEPDAIDQLAKNIFYHSKCKVEKILAFDIPSTRAFMHLDTVFTQIDTDKFTVHPGILGTLQVFEITKTNNEEEVKVKLIEDTLEHILKKYVGHDVELILCGGGDQIAADREQWNDGSNTLCIKPGTIVVYERNTVTNAVLREKGLNVIEMPSAELSRGRGGPRCMSMPLYREN is encoded by the coding sequence ATAGCAGTTATTAACGTTACAAGTGAAATAATGCCTTTAAAAAGGGTTTTACTTCACAGACCGGGCAAAGAGTTACTGAATCTGACTCCGTCAAGGTTGGGAGAATTACTATTTGATGATATTCCTTTCCTCGAGACAGCCCAACAAGAACACGATGTGTTCGCAAAGATTCTCAAGGACAACGGTGTAGAAGTTGTATACCTTGAGGACTTAATTACCGAAACTCTTGATCAAAATAAGGGTTTACGGGAACAGTTTACAAAACAATTTATTGTTGAAGGAGGAATGAATACTAAAAAGTATCAAAAGATTTTATTAGATTTCTTTAATAAAATTACGGATACAAAACAATTTATTCTTAAAACAATGGAAGGAATTAACCTAAACGAGCTTACACTTGATAAGAGCAACTCTTTAGATGACCTTGTAAGCGATCCTTCAACGCTTGTACTTGATCCTATGCCAAATCTATATTTTACACGAGACCCCTTTGCCTCGGTAGGAGACGGCGTAGTGCTTAATAGAATGTATTCGGTTACACGCAATCGAGAAACAATTTATGCCGACTACATTTTTAAACATCATAAAGACTATAAAGGGCAAGTTGAATTTCTTTACGATAGAAATAATGCATTTCATATCGAAGGCGGAGATATTCTTAATATCAATGAAAAGGTTTTAGCGATAGGTATTTCTCAAAGAACTGAACCTGACGCAATTGACCAATTAGCAAAAAATATTTTCTATCATTCAAAATGTAAGGTTGAAAAAATCCTTGCATTTGATATCCCGTCTACAAGAGCTTTCATGCACTTAGATACAGTATTCACTCAAATTGATACAGACAAATTTACCGTTCACCCCGGAATACTTGGAACTTTACAAGTGTTTGAAATTACAAAGACAAATAATGAGGAAGAGGTAAAAGTCAAACTCATTGAAGATACACTGGAGCATATATTAAAAAAGTATGTAGGTCATGATGTCGAATTAATTCTTTGCGGCGGCGGAGATCAAATCGCTGCCGATAGGGAACAATGGAATGACGGTTCAAATACACTATGTATTAAGCCGGGTACTATTGTTGTATACGAAAGAAATACGGTAACTAATGCGGTTCTACGCGAAAAAGGGCTTAATGTTATTGAAATGCCAAGTGCTGAGCTTTCAAGAGGCAGAGGCGGTCCGAGATGCATGAGCATGCCGTTATATAGAGAAAATTAA
- the argF gene encoding ornithine carbamoyltransferase translates to MPINLQGRSFLKLLDFTTDEIKYLLDLAKDFKNLKRTRTPHRYLEGKNIALLFEKTSTRTRCSFEVGAYDLGMNVTYLEPGTSQMGKKESIEDTARVLGRFYDGIEYRGFSQEIVEEIAAKAGVPVWNGLTDDFHPTQMLADIMTVEENFGYLKGLNLTFFGDARNNVANSLMVVCSKLGINFTACGPKKLMPKDELVQTCKEIAKENKCTITLTDDLKKGAEGAHVLYTDIWVSMGEPDEVWTERIKLLEPYRVDKKVMAMAHEDAIFLHCLPSFHDTNTTIGADIAKKFHVTEMEVADEIFESPQSKVFDEAENRMHTIKAVMYATLK, encoded by the coding sequence ATGCCTATAAATTTACAAGGTAGAAGTTTTTTAAAACTACTCGATTTTACAACAGATGAGATTAAATATCTCTTGGATTTGGCAAAAGATTTTAAAAATCTTAAACGAACAAGAACCCCGCACAGATATTTAGAGGGAAAAAACATCGCTCTATTATTTGAAAAAACGTCTACAAGGACTCGGTGTTCATTTGAAGTCGGTGCGTATGATCTTGGGATGAATGTAACATATCTTGAGCCGGGAACATCGCAAATGGGCAAAAAAGAGTCTATTGAAGATACTGCAAGGGTACTTGGCAGATTCTACGACGGTATTGAGTACCGAGGTTTTTCACAAGAAATTGTGGAAGAAATCGCCGCAAAAGCCGGAGTGCCGGTTTGGAACGGACTTACCGATGATTTTCACCCGACGCAAATGTTAGCGGACATTATGACGGTTGAAGAAAACTTCGGATATTTAAAAGGTTTAAACCTTACTTTCTTTGGTGATGCAAGAAACAATGTTGCCAATTCATTGATGGTTGTATGTTCTAAGCTGGGAATTAACTTTACCGCCTGCGGTCCGAAAAAGTTGATGCCGAAAGACGAGCTTGTTCAGACGTGCAAGGAAATCGCAAAAGAAAATAAATGCACGATCACCCTCACTGATGACCTCAAAAAGGGAGCCGAAGGTGCCCATGTCCTTTATACCGATATTTGGGTATCAATGGGCGAGCCGGATGAGGTATGGACGGAAAGAATTAAACTTCTGGAGCCGTATCGAGTTGATAAAAAGGTAATGGCAATGGCACATGAGGATGCAATTTTCTTGCACTGTTTGCCTTCATTCCACGACACCAATACAACTATCGGAGCTGACATAGCAAAGAAATTTCACGTAACCGAAATGGAAGTTGCCGATGAAATTTTTGAATCCCCTCAATCGAAGGTATTTGATGAAGCCGAAAACCGGATGCATACTATTAAAGCGGTTATGTATGCAACGCTCAAGTAA